A segment of the Streptomyces pactum genome:
ATCGCTGCGGCGAGGGCGACCGAACGCTCCAGGGCGCCCTCCAGCACCGGGAGCCCGACCTGGAGCAGGCCCCGTACGCCCTTGTCGGGGCGGCCGCGCAGACGGCGGGCGGCGCGCAGGCGCTGGACGTCCGCGATGAGGTTCGGCGCGAAGGTGAGGGCGACGACGACGGCCACGCCCATCTCGTAGAGGGCGCCGGGGAGGGACTTGAGGAGGCGGGACGGGTTGGCGAGGGCGTTCGCGGCGCCCACGCAGATCAGGAGGGTGGCCAGCTTCATCGCGTCGTACAGGGCGAAGGTGAGGCCCTCGGCGGTGACCCGGCCGCCCAGGCGGATGCCCTGTGCCCAGTCGGGGAGGGGGACTTCGGGCAGGGTGACGAGGGTGTGGGTGCCGGGGATGGGGGAGCCGAGGACCGTGGTGAAGAGGAGGCGGATGAGGATCACGGCGAGGGCGAGTTTGACGAAGGCGCCGTAGGAGCGCGACCAGGGGGCGTGGGAGCGGCGCGAGACGACGACGTAGGCGGAGACGGCTATGAGGAGGGCGAGGAGGAGGGGGTTGGTGGTGCGGGTGGCGGCGGTGCCCAGGGCCAGCGCCCAGAGCCACCAGGCGCCGGGGTGCAGTGCCTCGGGGCGGTGGCGGGGGGCGGGGAGGCGGGTGGCCGCCTGTGCGGTGCGGGTGCTTCGCCGGTCGTGGCGGGTGGGGGTGCCCGCACGCGCCGCCGGGGATTCCCCCGAGGGGGGTTCCCCGGCGCCCACCCGTGCCGCTGCGGCGGCGCTACGGCCCGCGGGCCGCGGGACCGCGGGCCCGGTGCTCGCATGCCGCTTGTCCGCAGGGTCAGTCGGTGGCATTCCCGCGCCGCCTCGCCTGCCAGGTCGCCGCTCCGGCCAGGGCCGCCACGATGGCGATGCCCGCGTAGAGGCCGACCGAGGGGCCGTCGTCGTCCGACGAGTCCTTCCGGTCCGGGGCCGCGCCGGGCGTCGTCGGAACCTCCTTCTGCGCGACCTGCTCCCCGCACCCCGTCTCCGGGTAGCCCGCGATGCCGCACAGCAGGGCGTTGGTGTCGTAGCGCAGCGGGTCCGCCACGGCGGCCAGGGCGTCGGCCGTCGTCGCGTCGGGGGAGACCCGGGCGCAGGCCGTGCGCGGGGCCGGCGGGGTCTCGCCGGACGGCGCGTCGGACGCCGTGCCGAAGTCGAGGACCAGGGCGACGCGTTTGCTGCCGTCCTCGGCCGGCGTCTTCGCGCAGATCGACGCGAAGTCCGCGGCGCCGCGCGGCCGGGCCGCGTCGCCCGAGTTCTCGCTCACCGCGAAGCGGAAGCCCTGGACGTCGCCGTCGGAGGGACGGGCCAGGGACGGGCCCTGGGTGGCGTAGACCCAGTTCTCGCCGTCGCGGTCCCAGAAGGACCAGTACCGGTAACCGGCGGCCTGGGCCTGGGCCGCGCTCCCGAGCAGCAGGAACGCGGCCAGGAACAGGAGGACGACGCGGCGGGTCACGGCTGCCGCTTCTTGTTGCGGCCGCTCAGCAGGAAGCCGATGCCGATGCCGAGGACCAGGCAGACGCCGACGAACCACCAGAGGCCGAAGCCGGATTCGTCCTTCTTCTCGTCCTTCTCGTCGGCCTGGTCGCTCGCGGTGGCGGTGTCCCGGGCCTCGGCCCCCTGCGGGCCCGGCCCCGTCGCGTTCAGCTCCGCCACCAGGTCGGTGCCGCCGAAGGCGCGCGGGTCGGTGCCCGTGGCGTGCGCGGCGAAGATCAACTGGGCGTAGGCGGCCGGGCCGCTCCGCTCGGCCCACTTCGCGGCGTTCTTCTCCAGCCAGGCCAGCGGCTCGGCGGCCTTCTCCACGCCGCCCTGCGCGGCGAGCGCGACGACCGCGTCGGCGGTGTTGCCGTAGTCGGGCTGGTCGGCGGAGCCGCCGAGGGCGGACTTGAGGTGGCCGTCCTCGGCGACGGCGTCGGCGAGATGAGCGGCGCCGTTGGCGGCGGCCTGCTCGCGGGTCGGCTTCTCGGCGTCGGTGCACGCGGCGTCGTCGGTCTTCTCGCCGGCCTCGGTGACCAGGCCCTCGCCGAGCGCGCCGAGTACGCCGGCGGCCGTCGCGTCCGCGTTGGCGAGCAGCTTGCCGTCCTCGTCGGGCTGGAAGGCGAAGGCCCCCGATCCCTTGTCCTCGGCGCAGGGGAGGGCGAAGGCCAGCAGGGCGTCGTAGGGGGACTTGCCGTCCTTCCTGACCTGCTCGGGCCCGGTGCCCGTGACGGTCAGGGCACCGATGACGAGGGACGTCGAGTTGGCGTCGCTGGGACCGCCGGGGGTGTAGCCCCAGCCGCCGTCCTTGTTCTGGACGGACTTCAGCCAGGTGAGGGCGGACTCGACGACGTCGCCGCGCCCGCCGACGGCCCACAGCGCCTGGACCGCGGCGGCCGTGTTGTTGGTGTCGGCCATGGTCTTGGCGTCGCACGCCTTGGACGGGTCGGCGCGGAAGGGGGCGAAGGCGCCGTTGTCGCACTGCTGCCCGGTGAGCCAGTCCACGGCCTTCGACGACGGGACCACGCCCACCGTCTTCTGCGCGAGCAGCGCGAGGGACTGGCGCCAGACGCCGTCGTACCGGGGGTCGGCGGTGCCGTACAGCCCGGAGGGC
Coding sequences within it:
- a CDS encoding energy-coupling factor transporter transmembrane component T: MPPTDPADKRHASTGPAVPRPAGRSAAAAARVGAGEPPSGESPAARAGTPTRHDRRSTRTAQAATRLPAPRHRPEALHPGAWWLWALALGTAATRTTNPLLLALLIAVSAYVVVSRRSHAPWSRSYGAFVKLALAVILIRLLFTTVLGSPIPGTHTLVTLPEVPLPDWAQGIRLGGRVTAEGLTFALYDAMKLATLLICVGAANALANPSRLLKSLPGALYEMGVAVVVALTFAPNLIADVQRLRAARRLRGRPDKGVRGLLQVGLPVLEGALERSVALAAAMDARGYGRTAQVSAPVRRTTAALTLGGLLGVCAGTYGLLTAAGGTYGVPVLLAGVAAALAGLWLGGRRTVRTRYRPDRWDARAWLVSASGAAVAALLFLAAARYPAALRPGVVPLVAPGLPLWPAAAVLIGLLPAFVAPAPHRVSVPAPAPAPAPAPAPAKESS
- a CDS encoding SCO2322 family protein, translated to MTRRVVLLFLAAFLLLGSAAQAQAAGYRYWSFWDRDGENWVYATQGPSLARPSDGDVQGFRFAVSENSGDAARPRGAADFASICAKTPAEDGSKRVALVLDFGTASDAPSGETPPAPRTACARVSPDATTADALAAVADPLRYDTNALLCGIAGYPETGCGEQVAQKEVPTTPGAAPDRKDSSDDDGPSVGLYAGIAIVAALAGAATWQARRRGNATD
- a CDS encoding prenyltransferase/squalene oxidase repeat-containing protein, which encodes MNVRRRSSAAALAAIAVIGAAAAPAAAADPSSAPSASAPSEPSGLYGTADPRYDGVWRQSLALLAQKTVGVVPSSKAVDWLTGQQCDNGAFAPFRADPSKACDAKTMADTNNTAAAVQALWAVGGRGDVVESALTWLKSVQNKDGGWGYTPGGPSDANSTSLVIGALTVTGTGPEQVRKDGKSPYDALLAFALPCAEDKGSGAFAFQPDEDGKLLANADATAAGVLGALGEGLVTEAGEKTDDAACTDAEKPTREQAAANGAAHLADAVAEDGHLKSALGGSADQPDYGNTADAVVALAAQGGVEKAAEPLAWLEKNAAKWAERSGPAAYAQLIFAAHATGTDPRAFGGTDLVAELNATGPGPQGAEARDTATASDQADEKDEKKDESGFGLWWFVGVCLVLGIGIGFLLSGRNKKRQP